A section of the Carboxydocella sporoproducens DSM 16521 genome encodes:
- a CDS encoding transposase has protein sequence MAVIHTFGRDLKFNPHVHVLVTE, from the coding sequence ATAGCAGTAATACATACCTTTGGAAGGGACTTGAAATTTAATCCGCATGTTCATGTTCTGGTAACCGAA
- a CDS encoding transposase zinc-binding domain-containing protein — MRKKIKYGYAEYICTNCTGSKKKKVAFTCKSRFCNRCGKVYIEKWVEKQTERILEIGHRHMVFTVPEELRVMFYRNRDWLKDLSDKAAEVIQYW; from the coding sequence ATGAGAAAGAAAATAAAGTACGGTTATGCAGAATACATATGTACTAATTGTACCGGGAGCAAGAAAAAGAAAGTAGCATTTACATGTAAGAGTAGATTTTGTAATCGATGTGGAAAAGTTTATATAGAAAAGTGGGTAGAAAAACAAACAGAACGGATATTAGAAATAGGGCATAGACATATGGTATTTACCGTTCCAGAAGAATTAAGGGTGATGTTTTACCGTAACCGAGATTGGCTAAAAGACCTGAGTGATAAAGCAGCAGAAGTAATTCAGTATTGGTAG